The DNA region TTAATGACTACGGTTCATGCCACTACAGCAACTCAAAATACTGTTGATGCACCTTCTGCAAAAGATTGGAGAGGAGGTAGATCAGCCTTAGGAAATATTATACCATCTTCTACAGGTGCGGCAAAAGCTGTAGGTAAGGTAATTCCTGAATTGAATGGTAAATTAACAGGAATGGCATTTAGAGTGCCAACTATGGATGTTTCTGTGGTAGATCTTACAGTTCGTTTAGAGAAAGGTGCTTCTTATGATGATATAAAAGCTGCTATGAAAAAAGCATCTGAAAATGAATTGAAAGGTATTTTAGGATATACTGAAGAAGCAGTAGTTTCTCAAGACTTTGTGAGTGATCCGCGTACTTGTATTTTTGATGCTGGTGCTGGAATTGCTTTAACAGATAATTTTGTAAAGGTAGTTGCTTGGTATGATAACGAGATGGGATATTCAACAAAAATAGTTGACCTTATCGAGTACGCTGCAACCTTATAGCTTGCATAAAACACATAAGAATACTAAAAATCCTGTTTCGGCAGGATTTTTTTTGCCTTAAATTGTAATTTAGCATCGAGTTTTAATAGTTCAGAGCTAAAGTCAAATAACAAGCAACTAATTAACTAATACAACTTGGAAATAATTCTCTCTTTTATAGCAGCGACTGCATTATTAGCAATTTCTCCAGGCCCAGATAATATCTATGTATTAATACAAAGTATTACCAATGGTGTAAAATATGGACTGGCGACTGTTTTTGGTTTAATATCAGGATGTATTGTTCATACTACTTTAGTCGCTTTTGGAGTGTCGGTCATTATTAAAGAGAATGAAAATTTATTTTTGGCTTTAAAGATTTTTGGAGCAAGTTATTTAGTATTCTTAGCCTATAAAGTGTATAAGAGTTCTTCACAAATTGAGTTGACTTCCGACAATAAACCTCAGAAAAGTACAAGTCAATTATTTAAACAAGGATTTATAATGAATGTGCTAAACCCTAAGGTTTCAATCTTCTTTTTGGCATTTTTTCCAGCATTTTTATTTAGTGAAACTTTAAGTACAGTATCTCAATTTTTTATTTTGGGTTTTGTTTTTATGGCAGTTTCCCTAATTATTTTTTCTTTGTTTGCGATATTAGCTGGTAAAATTTCAGATTATTTACGGCAAAATAAAAAAATAGGTAGATTTTTAAAATGGCTCCAAATATTGGTTTTTGTGGGAATTGCAATTTTTATTTTATTTTCTTAATAAAGTTATTTCAAGTCGTATCTTTGAT from Aureibaculum sp. 2308TA14-22 includes:
- a CDS encoding LysE family translocator; protein product: MEIILSFIAATALLAISPGPDNIYVLIQSITNGVKYGLATVFGLISGCIVHTTLVAFGVSVIIKENENLFLALKIFGASYLVFLAYKVYKSSSQIELTSDNKPQKSTSQLFKQGFIMNVLNPKVSIFFLAFFPAFLFSETLSTVSQFFILGFVFMAVSLIIFSLFAILAGKISDYLRQNKKIGRFLKWLQILVFVGIAIFILFS